A single genomic interval of Salinarchaeum sp. IM2453 harbors:
- a CDS encoding M20 family metallopeptidase has protein sequence MTFDLESFHAQAVQTPSHESVEEMQSLIINTLESAGICPRTDEHGNIVATKGAESGYHLVLNTHLDTVPPHVPYSTADNIPDTDIKGDVVKGRGSCDAKGPLAALLHAFLSSSPTDGKLTIALTPNEETTQAGAAALKGTLDADGVIVGEPTDLDVCHAARGQFEGTVTITGEAAHAAQPDAGRNAIRAVGPIVDAIDSYDTTYGPGSHESLGEPTLTPTVISGGEARNQIPERCVIEFDRRSVPPESADEFEQTFRTHLRAHAPDWVSVTAALADREGPFLEAFSTSPENQLTKTLADVSGGDIRPFGAATEASYFAAHSPTVVFGPGVLADEHGPVAHAQREYVPVNQLHEAAQILDEAVTRLVGPE, from the coding sequence ATGACATTTGATTTAGAATCATTTCACGCTCAAGCAGTTCAGACCCCATCACATGAGAGCGTTGAGGAGATGCAGTCACTGATTATTAACACGCTTGAGTCAGCTGGTATTTGTCCTCGAACTGATGAACATGGGAACATTGTCGCTACGAAAGGCGCAGAATCTGGTTATCATCTCGTTTTGAACACACACTTAGATACTGTTCCTCCGCATGTTCCTTACAGTACAGCTGATAACATCCCAGATACAGACATCAAAGGGGACGTCGTGAAAGGGCGAGGATCATGTGACGCTAAGGGCCCACTTGCTGCTTTACTTCATGCATTTCTTTCTTCATCTCCAACAGATGGGAAACTTACGATAGCACTAACTCCTAACGAAGAAACAACACAGGCAGGTGCAGCAGCACTCAAAGGAACGCTTGATGCAGACGGAGTCATTGTTGGTGAACCGACCGATTTGGATGTCTGTCATGCCGCTCGTGGACAGTTTGAAGGCACGGTCACGATTACCGGCGAGGCCGCGCATGCTGCCCAACCGGACGCTGGTCGTAATGCCATTCGCGCTGTTGGACCGATTGTCGACGCAATAGACTCGTATGATACCACATATGGTCCAGGGAGTCACGAGTCACTCGGTGAACCAACGCTCACACCGACTGTTATCTCTGGTGGGGAAGCTCGAAACCAGATCCCAGAACGCTGTGTAATCGAATTCGATCGCCGTAGTGTCCCCCCAGAATCAGCCGATGAGTTTGAACAGACATTTAGGACTCACCTGCGAGCACATGCGCCTGACTGGGTTAGTGTGACTGCCGCCTTGGCTGACCGTGAAGGGCCTTTCCTTGAAGCGTTTTCCACATCTCCAGAGAACCAGCTTACGAAGACGCTTGCAGATGTCTCTGGTGGCGACATTCGACCATTTGGGGCTGCAACAGAAGCATCATATTTTGCGGCTCATTCACCAACAGTTGTTTTTGGCCCTGGTGTTCTCGCAGACGAACACGGCCCTGTCGCACATGCACAACGAGAGTACGTGCCTGTTAATCAACTCCATGAGGCAGCACAGATTTTGGATGAGGCGGTAACGCGGTTAGTGGGACCGGAGTGA
- the purB gene encoding adenylosuccinate lyase produces MTDQLYAVSPLDGRYASRTAPLSPYVSEAALMRARLKVEVEYVIKLAELSEIPVEISNDEQAALRETYETFSEEDAKVIKQLETDGYGEYPATNHDVKAIEYYLQLQSNEEIHPWIHFGLTSEDVNNLAYRLLIKDAVQEVLLPELSTRREQLTELATKYSDTSMLARTHGQPATPTAFGKEMAVYADRLEKVITEVANTAEGLAGKLGGASGTYAAHDVAYEEIDWPVVAEEFVTELGLEFRGLTTQVNPCDDLAELFDGLRRANTVLIDLDRDMWLYISDKYLGQEAAKSEAGSSTMPHKVNPIDFENSEGNLSKANSDLTFLADYITTSRLQRDLSDSTVKRNIGTAFAHCLIGYSKAGDGLSKVVPNEVIMSKDLKENPAVIGEAVQTILRREGHDDAYEQVKELTRGEDVTIEDFHELFAELDLPDGIVEELQALTPASYTGVADTLAESVED; encoded by the coding sequence ATGACAGATCAGTTGTATGCGGTGTCACCTCTTGACGGGCGATATGCCAGTCGAACAGCACCGCTATCACCATATGTAAGCGAAGCGGCGCTAATGCGTGCACGGCTAAAGGTTGAAGTTGAATACGTCATCAAGCTTGCTGAACTCTCGGAGATTCCAGTAGAGATTTCTAACGATGAACAAGCAGCGCTGCGTGAGACGTACGAGACATTCAGTGAGGAAGACGCCAAAGTCATCAAGCAGCTTGAGACAGATGGGTACGGAGAATATCCTGCAACAAATCACGATGTGAAAGCGATTGAGTACTATCTGCAACTACAGTCGAACGAGGAGATCCATCCGTGGATTCATTTTGGACTTACAAGCGAAGATGTGAACAATCTCGCATACCGGTTACTGATTAAAGACGCAGTACAAGAGGTGCTACTTCCTGAACTCTCTACTCGTAGAGAGCAGTTAACCGAACTTGCCACCAAGTACAGCGATACCTCAATGCTTGCTCGGACGCATGGACAGCCAGCAACGCCCACGGCGTTTGGAAAAGAAATGGCAGTATACGCGGATCGTCTCGAGAAAGTAATTACAGAAGTAGCAAACACTGCTGAGGGTCTGGCCGGTAAGCTTGGCGGAGCATCTGGAACGTATGCAGCACATGATGTTGCGTACGAGGAGATTGACTGGCCGGTGGTTGCGGAAGAGTTTGTAACTGAGCTAGGACTTGAGTTCCGAGGACTGACAACGCAAGTCAATCCATGCGACGACCTGGCTGAACTGTTTGATGGGCTACGTCGTGCGAATACAGTGCTGATTGATTTGGACCGAGACATGTGGCTTTATATCTCGGATAAATATCTAGGACAGGAGGCTGCCAAATCTGAGGCAGGATCGTCAACAATGCCACACAAGGTCAATCCAATAGATTTTGAAAACAGTGAAGGAAACCTCTCGAAGGCAAATTCTGATTTAACCTTCCTTGCAGACTATATTACGACATCTCGATTGCAGCGTGATCTCTCAGACTCAACAGTCAAACGAAATATCGGTACAGCATTTGCACATTGTCTGATTGGATACAGCAAAGCCGGAGACGGGTTGAGTAAGGTAGTGCCAAATGAAGTGATAATGAGCAAAGATCTAAAAGAAAATCCGGCAGTTATCGGAGAGGCTGTTCAGACAATCCTTCGACGAGAGGGTCACGATGATGCATATGAACAGGTAAAAGAGCTAACCCGAGGCGAAGATGTGACGATTGAAGATTTTCACGAGTTGTTTGCTGAACTTGACCTGCCAGACGGAATTGTTGAAGAACTGCAGGCACTCACACCAGCCTCCTATACTGGCGTCGCAGATACGCTAGCAGAATCAGTTGAAGACTGA
- the lysA gene encoding diaminopimelate decarboxylase has translation MTAGELASVKRLSDWNHDRLLSLAESHRTPLYVLDLDRIEANYKRFTTAFPDADVMYAAKAHTGQAVLSQLLDAGATIECAAAGELKRAIRAGADPNNLQYTAVNPPAEDLDYAASLGADYPGLTITGGARDTFDRLAERGYDGRVAIRVNPGIGTGHHEKVATGKDAKFGIPYGEVQEVAADLRDQFDLVGLHAHMGSGVLHDDLDAHCEAIAKVADLAATVGDLEFVDIGGGFGVPYREDESPLDLAVVSDRVREAVDGLDATLKLEPGRYIVADAELILTRVNTIKEAPSTTVVGVDASIATLVRPAMFGSYHPIRNITAPNRENSPVSIGGPCCTSADVFATNRPIAKPTRDDILAIGNAGAYGYELASQFHSQPRPAEVTLSGDVVRRRETLDDVLRVEEEAQ, from the coding sequence ATGACTGCTGGAGAACTTGCGTCTGTTAAACGTCTTTCAGACTGGAATCATGATCGTCTCCTGTCTCTTGCTGAATCTCACCGAACACCACTTTACGTCTTGGACTTAGACCGAATTGAGGCAAACTACAAGCGGTTTACAACGGCATTTCCGGATGCCGATGTAATGTATGCTGCAAAGGCACACACCGGTCAGGCGGTACTCTCACAACTCCTTGATGCTGGTGCAACCATTGAATGTGCTGCTGCAGGAGAGCTAAAGCGAGCAATCCGTGCTGGTGCTGATCCAAACAACCTACAATACACGGCTGTTAACCCGCCGGCCGAAGACCTCGACTATGCTGCTTCGCTTGGTGCTGATTACCCCGGACTTACGATTACCGGCGGTGCACGTGACACATTTGACCGATTGGCCGAACGCGGATATGACGGCCGTGTCGCTATTCGAGTCAACCCAGGGATAGGAACAGGGCATCATGAGAAAGTTGCTACCGGCAAGGATGCAAAGTTTGGTATCCCATACGGTGAGGTTCAGGAAGTTGCTGCTGATCTTCGAGACCAATTTGATCTTGTTGGATTACACGCGCACATGGGTAGCGGTGTGTTACACGATGACCTTGATGCACACTGCGAAGCTATCGCGAAAGTTGCAGATCTAGCTGCTACTGTCGGTGACTTAGAGTTCGTAGACATTGGTGGTGGTTTTGGTGTTCCTTATCGTGAAGATGAATCTCCGCTTGATCTCGCTGTCGTAAGTGATCGAGTTCGTGAGGCTGTTGACGGACTTGATGCAACGCTCAAACTTGAGCCTGGGCGATATATTGTTGCTGACGCAGAACTCATTCTTACTCGCGTCAATACAATTAAGGAAGCTCCATCGACCACCGTCGTTGGTGTTGATGCTTCAATTGCTACACTCGTTCGACCAGCAATGTTTGGCTCATATCACCCAATTCGAAATATAACCGCACCTAATCGTGAAAACTCACCTGTCTCCATTGGGGGCCCATGCTGTACCAGTGCAGATGTCTTTGCTACAAATCGTCCAATTGCGAAGCCAACTCGAGATGACATTCTTGCCATTGGGAATGCAGGTGCATATGGTTATGAATTAGCCAGTCAGTTCCATTCACAGCCCCGTCCAGCAGAAGTAACACTTTCCGGTGATGTCGTTCGCCGCCGTGAGACACTTGATGATGTTCTTCGTGTGGAGGAAGAAGCACAATGA